One window of Sinorhizobium fredii NGR234 genomic DNA carries:
- a CDS encoding homoserine dehydrogenase produces MADALKIGIAGLGTVGASLVRILQERHEMLATTCGRPIELVAVAARDRSKDRGVDLAKAAWFEDAVALASEADIDVFVELMGGAGDPAYSSVKAALKRGIHVVTANKALLAKHGIELAAIAEEQGALLNYEAAVAGGIPVIKALRESLTGNTVSRVYGIMNGTCNYILTKMEREGLTFEACLKEAQRLGYAEADPAFDIEGNDTAHKLSILTSLAFGTAIAADDIYLEGITNISIEDIQAAADLGYRIKLLGVAQRTESGIEQRVHPTMVPYDSVIAQVDGVTNAVAVESDILGELLMVGPGAGGNATASAVLGDIADIAKSRPGAQHVPAFGRPTTALLPYKQARMQSHEGGYFIRLKVVDRTGVFANIAGHMAQNDISLESIMQHSKHYADPAEPKTIILVTHATHEASVRKAIVSIKGEGYLVGEPQVIRIERPKDW; encoded by the coding sequence ATGGCAGATGCCCTCAAAATCGGCATTGCGGGCTTGGGGACGGTTGGTGCCTCGCTCGTGCGGATTCTCCAGGAACGTCATGAGATGCTGGCAACGACGTGCGGAAGGCCGATCGAGCTTGTTGCCGTGGCGGCAAGGGACCGCAGCAAGGACCGCGGCGTCGATCTGGCGAAGGCCGCCTGGTTCGAGGATGCGGTGGCGCTCGCTTCCGAGGCGGACATCGATGTCTTCGTCGAGTTGATGGGCGGCGCCGGCGATCCGGCCTATTCCTCGGTCAAGGCGGCCCTCAAGCGCGGCATCCATGTGGTTACCGCCAACAAGGCGCTGCTTGCCAAGCACGGCATCGAACTCGCCGCCATCGCCGAGGAGCAGGGCGCGCTGCTCAACTACGAGGCGGCGGTCGCGGGCGGTATCCCGGTCATCAAGGCGCTCCGCGAGTCCCTGACGGGCAATACCGTTTCGCGCGTCTACGGGATCATGAACGGCACCTGCAACTACATCCTGACCAAGATGGAGAGGGAAGGGCTGACCTTCGAGGCTTGCCTGAAGGAAGCGCAGCGTCTTGGCTACGCCGAAGCGGACCCGGCCTTCGATATCGAGGGCAACGACACCGCGCACAAGCTCTCGATCCTGACCAGCCTCGCCTTCGGCACGGCGATCGCCGCCGACGATATTTACCTGGAAGGCATCACCAATATTTCGATCGAGGACATCCAGGCGGCTGCCGACCTTGGCTACCGCATCAAGCTGCTCGGCGTGGCGCAGCGCACCGAGAGCGGTATCGAGCAGCGCGTCCATCCGACGATGGTGCCCTATGATTCCGTCATCGCACAGGTCGACGGCGTGACGAACGCGGTCGCGGTCGAGTCGGACATTCTGGGCGAATTGCTGATGGTCGGCCCCGGTGCCGGCGGCAATGCGACGGCCTCGGCCGTGCTTGGCGATATCGCCGATATCGCCAAGAGCCGACCGGGCGCCCAGCACGTCCCGGCCTTCGGGCGGCCGACCACGGCGCTGTTGCCTTACAAGCAGGCCCGGATGCAGAGCCACGAGGGCGGATATTTCATCCGTCTGAAAGTGGTCGATCGCACGGGCGTGTTCGCCAACATAGCCGGCCATATGGCACAGAACGACATCTCGCTCGAATCGATCATGCAGCATTCCAAGCACTATGCGGATCCTGCCGAACCGAAGACGATCATCCTGGTCACGCATGCCACGCACGAAGCCTCGGTGCGCAAGGCGATCGTCTCGATCAAGGGCGAGGGTTATCTCGTCGGTGAACCGCAGGTCATCCGCATCGAGCGGCCCAAGGACTGGTGA
- a CDS encoding magnesium and cobalt transport protein CorA encodes MALEWMKGPADISPAAHGDDGAPAVEGTAGNRPGVVAAAVYQNGRRLRDIHIEEAGEWRNRENVVIWIGLHEPDPALLRQVQKEFDLHDLAIEDAGKAHQRPKLEIYGDAIFVVARTAHMVEEEIAFGETHLFVGRGYVVSVRHGASTSYMAVRQRCESSPAALAHGENYILYSILDFIVDNYMPVVEAIHTEVEELEDRLLRSRLDKAHIERLYLMRRNLLKLRNAVVPLVDVCRRHEHLELPGMDAAMEPLFRDVTDHVRRVQEDIDALREVLAFTFEASLMIGQSEQTEISRKLASWAAILAVPTAIAGIYGMNFDDMPELRFRYGYFVVLAVIFGLCAMLYRFFRRARWL; translated from the coding sequence ATGGCGCTCGAATGGATGAAGGGTCCGGCGGATATCTCGCCGGCCGCGCACGGTGATGATGGCGCGCCAGCGGTTGAAGGAACGGCGGGCAATCGGCCGGGCGTCGTGGCGGCCGCCGTCTACCAGAACGGGCGGCGCCTTCGCGACATCCATATCGAAGAGGCGGGAGAGTGGCGAAACCGCGAGAACGTTGTAATCTGGATCGGTCTGCACGAACCGGACCCGGCCCTGTTGCGGCAGGTGCAGAAGGAGTTCGACCTGCACGACCTGGCGATCGAGGATGCCGGCAAGGCGCATCAGCGTCCGAAGCTTGAAATCTACGGTGACGCGATCTTCGTCGTGGCCCGCACCGCCCATATGGTCGAGGAGGAGATCGCCTTCGGAGAAACCCACCTCTTCGTGGGGCGCGGCTACGTCGTTTCCGTTCGTCACGGCGCGTCGACGTCCTACATGGCGGTGAGGCAGCGTTGCGAGTCGTCGCCGGCCGCCTTGGCTCATGGCGAGAATTACATCCTCTATTCGATCCTCGACTTCATCGTCGACAACTACATGCCTGTGGTGGAGGCGATCCACACGGAGGTGGAGGAGCTGGAAGATCGTCTGCTGCGCTCCCGGTTGGACAAGGCACATATCGAGCGGCTCTATCTGATGCGGCGCAATCTGCTCAAGCTGCGCAATGCGGTCGTCCCGCTGGTCGATGTCTGCCGCCGCCACGAGCATCTCGAACTGCCGGGCATGGACGCGGCCATGGAGCCGCTTTTTCGAGATGTCACCGATCACGTTCGCCGCGTCCAGGAGGACATCGACGCACTGCGCGAAGTGCTGGCCTTCACCTTCGAGGCAAGCCTGATGATCGGCCAGTCCGAGCAGACGGAAATCTCCCGCAAACTCGCCTCCTGGGCGGCGATCCTGGCGGTGCCCACGGCGATCGCCGGAATCTACGGCATGAACTTCGACGATATGCCGGAGCTCAGGTTCCGCTATGGCTATTTCGTCGTATTGGCGGTGATCTTCGGGCTGTGCGCGATGCTCTACCGGTTCTTCCGGCGGGCGCGCTGGCTTTAG
- the sthA gene encoding Si-specific NAD(P)(+) transhydrogenase gives MNQFDLIVVGSGPAGRRGAIQAAKLGKKVLVIEQGKRVGGVSVHTGTIPSKTLRETALNLSGWRERGFYGRSYRVKQEISAEDLRQRLIITLNHEVEVLEHQFARNRVQHIRGKASFIDPTTLEVVKDDGESLHVSGTSVLLAVGTKPFRPDYIPFDEKTVLDSDELLDIQDLPRSLVVIGAGVVGIEYATIFSALDTQVTVIDPKPTMLDFIDKEIVEDFTYQLRDRNMKLNLGQKAEKVERLDDGKVALTLDNGRRITTDMVLFAAGRMGATEALNLPAAGLEADSRGRLSVNPETFQTTVPNIYAAGDVVGFPSLASTSMEQGRVAARVAVGAIAKEPQKYFPYGIYAVPEISTCGLSEEEVKERGIPYECGIARFRETSRGHIMGLDAGLLKMIFSLKTRRLLGVHIIGEGATELVHIGQAVLNLKGTVEYFVENTFNYPTLAEAYKIAGLDAWNRMGEIKTV, from the coding sequence ATGAACCAGTTCGATCTTATCGTCGTCGGCAGTGGCCCGGCCGGCCGCAGAGGCGCAATCCAGGCGGCCAAGCTCGGCAAGAAAGTGCTCGTCATCGAGCAGGGCAAACGCGTCGGTGGCGTATCCGTCCACACCGGTACGATTCCCTCGAAGACGCTGCGCGAGACGGCGCTCAACCTCTCCGGCTGGCGCGAGCGCGGATTCTACGGGCGCTCCTACCGGGTGAAGCAGGAGATCAGCGCCGAGGATTTGCGCCAGCGCCTGATCATCACGCTGAACCATGAAGTCGAGGTGTTGGAGCACCAGTTCGCGCGAAACCGGGTGCAGCACATCCGCGGCAAGGCGAGCTTCATCGATCCGACCACGCTCGAAGTTGTCAAGGACGACGGCGAGAGCCTGCACGTTTCCGGCACCAGCGTCCTGCTTGCCGTCGGCACGAAGCCCTTTCGGCCGGATTATATTCCGTTCGACGAGAAGACCGTTCTCGACAGCGACGAGCTCCTCGATATCCAGGACCTGCCGCGATCGTTGGTAGTCATCGGCGCCGGGGTCGTCGGCATCGAATATGCGACGATCTTCAGCGCGCTCGACACGCAGGTGACGGTGATCGACCCCAAGCCGACGATGCTCGACTTCATCGACAAGGAGATCGTCGAGGACTTCACCTATCAGCTGCGCGACCGCAACATGAAGCTCAATCTCGGCCAGAAAGCCGAGAAGGTGGAGCGGCTCGATGACGGTAAGGTTGCGCTTACACTCGACAATGGCCGCAGGATCACGACCGATATGGTGCTGTTTGCCGCCGGCCGCATGGGAGCCACCGAAGCGCTCAACCTCCCGGCTGCCGGTCTCGAAGCGGACAGCCGCGGGCGCTTGAGCGTCAATCCGGAAACATTCCAGACGACCGTTCCGAACATCTATGCCGCCGGTGACGTGGTGGGCTTTCCGAGTCTCGCCTCGACGTCGATGGAACAGGGCCGCGTCGCAGCGCGCGTCGCCGTCGGCGCCATCGCCAAGGAGCCGCAGAAGTATTTCCCCTACGGCATTTACGCGGTGCCTGAAATCTCCACCTGCGGGCTTTCCGAAGAAGAAGTGAAGGAACGCGGCATCCCCTATGAGTGCGGCATCGCCCGGTTCCGCGAAACATCGCGTGGCCACATCATGGGGCTCGATGCGGGCCTCCTGAAGATGATCTTCTCGCTGAAGACCCGGCGCCTCCTTGGCGTGCACATCATCGGCGAAGGCGCCACCGAACTCGTCCATATCGGCCAGGCGGTCCTGAACCTGAAGGGGACGGTCGAATATTTCGTCGAGAACACGTTCAACTATCCGACGCTTGCGGAGGCCTACAAGATTGCCGGGCTCGACGCCTGGAACCGGATGGGCGAGATCAAAACCGTGTAG
- a CDS encoding SHOCT domain-containing protein, with product MLVVGNQRSLSRISGLILAGLLAGCNSTADLATYPSVYGQKPAAMQQMTDEEAVNMQGRLTALAAQRKSGAISEAEYQRRLKELQLLAEQHGAEALKQIEN from the coding sequence ATGCTCGTCGTCGGAAACCAGCGTTCGCTTTCCCGGATTTCCGGGTTGATCCTTGCAGGCCTGCTTGCCGGATGCAATTCGACGGCCGATCTCGCCACCTACCCTTCGGTCTATGGGCAGAAACCTGCCGCCATGCAGCAGATGACCGACGAAGAGGCTGTAAACATGCAGGGGCGGCTGACGGCACTTGCCGCGCAGCGTAAATCCGGCGCCATCTCCGAAGCGGAGTATCAGCGCCGTCTGAAGGAATTGCAGTTGCTCGCCGAACAGCATGGGGCCGAAGCGCTGAAACAGATCGAGAATTAG
- a CDS encoding GNAT family N-acetyltransferase: protein MTAADQYSFRKATLDDLPLLTAWQSNPHVRAWWDSDEPYDAADLADPRVARWIVSTAERPFAFMQDYTVHGWEDHHFAKLPSGSRGIDQYIGDPEMIGVGHGSAFIGARMRALFDVGVSVIATDPHPANERAIAVYKKLGFEPFGSPQETQWGLVLPMLARR, encoded by the coding sequence ATGACGGCGGCCGACCAATACAGTTTTCGCAAAGCGACGTTGGATGATCTCCCGTTGCTTACAGCATGGCAATCGAACCCGCATGTCCGCGCATGGTGGGACTCGGATGAGCCGTACGATGCAGCAGACTTGGCTGATCCTCGGGTAGCGCGTTGGATTGTTTCAACCGCCGAACGCCCCTTTGCTTTCATGCAGGACTATACCGTCCACGGCTGGGAAGATCACCATTTTGCCAAGCTTCCCAGTGGATCGCGGGGAATCGATCAATACATAGGAGACCCCGAAATGATCGGTGTTGGGCACGGATCAGCATTTATCGGGGCGAGAATGAGGGCTCTCTTCGATGTGGGTGTATCCGTTATCGCGACCGATCCTCACCCGGCCAATGAACGGGCGATTGCCGTCTACAAGAAACTGGGTTTCGAACCGTTCGGATCACCTCAAGAGACACAGTGGGGCTTGGTTTTGCCAATGCTTGCGAGGCGGTAA
- the map gene encoding type I methionyl aminopeptidase, whose protein sequence is MVTYIEAGAAPYKNTGVIRLYGPDGFEGMRKACQVTARCLDELVSRVRPGVTTEEIDRFVFEFGMDNDALPATLNYRGYTKSSCTSINHVVCHGIPNDKPLRDGDIVNIDVTYVVDGWHGDSSRMYPVGEIKRAAERLLEVTHECLMRGIAAVRPGARTGAIGEAIQIYAESERCSVVRDFCGHGVGRLFHDAPNILHYGNASEGPELKEGMIFTIEPMINLGRPHVKVLSDGWTAVTRDRSLSAQYEHTVGVTANGCEVFTLSPAGLFMPGVSALGNA, encoded by the coding sequence ATGGTAACTTATATCGAGGCCGGCGCTGCCCCTTACAAGAACACCGGCGTCATTCGTCTCTACGGGCCGGATGGATTCGAAGGCATGCGCAAGGCCTGTCAGGTGACGGCACGCTGCCTGGACGAACTGGTATCGCGGGTACGCCCCGGCGTGACGACGGAAGAGATCGATCGGTTCGTCTTCGAATTCGGCATGGACAACGATGCGCTGCCCGCGACCCTGAACTATCGCGGCTATACCAAGTCGTCCTGCACCTCGATCAATCACGTCGTCTGCCATGGCATACCGAACGACAAGCCCCTGCGCGACGGCGATATCGTCAACATCGACGTCACCTATGTCGTCGATGGCTGGCATGGCGACTCCAGCCGGATGTACCCGGTCGGCGAGATCAAGCGCGCCGCCGAACGGCTGCTCGAAGTCACCCATGAATGCCTGATGCGCGGTATCGCGGCGGTTCGGCCCGGCGCCCGCACCGGCGCGATCGGCGAGGCCATCCAGATCTATGCGGAATCGGAGCGCTGCTCGGTCGTCCGGGACTTCTGCGGGCACGGCGTCGGCCGCCTGTTCCACGATGCCCCGAACATCCTCCACTACGGCAACGCCAGTGAGGGGCCGGAACTAAAGGAAGGCATGATCTTCACGATCGAGCCGATGATCAATCTCGGCCGGCCGCATGTGAAAGTGCTCTCGGACGGCTGGACGGCCGTGACGCGCGACCGGTCGCTCTCGGCGCAGTACGAACACACGGTCGGCGTTACGGCGAACGGCTGCGAAGTGTTCACGCTTTCACCGGCCGGCCTTTTCATGCCCGGTGTCAGCGCATTGGGCAACGCGTGA
- a CDS encoding LL-diaminopimelate aminotransferase has protein sequence MEEFHKVRRLPPYVFEQVNRLKASARAAGADIIDLGMGNPDLPTPQSIVDKLCEVVQDPRTHRYSSSKGIPGLRRAQAAYYARRFGVKLNPETQVVATLGSKEGFANMAQAITAPGDVVLCPNPTYPIHAFGFLMAGGVIRSISVEPDESFFPPLERAVKHSIPKPLALILNYPSNPTAQVATLDFYKDVIAFAKKHDIIVLSDLAYSEIYFDDVPPPSVLEVPGAIDVTVEFTSMSKTFSMPGWRMGFAVGNERLIAALTRVKSYLDYGAFTPIQVAATQALNGDGSDIAEVRNIYKRRRDVMVDSFGKAGFEVPPPPATMFAWAKIPEKFRHLGSLEFSKLLVEKADVAVAPGIGFGEQGDDYVRLALVENEHRIRQAARNIKRFLSTADETMHNVVSLNAHR, from the coding sequence ATGGAAGAGTTTCACAAAGTCCGGCGTTTGCCGCCCTATGTTTTCGAACAGGTCAACCGTTTGAAAGCAAGCGCGCGAGCCGCCGGTGCTGACATCATCGACCTCGGCATGGGCAATCCGGATCTTCCCACTCCGCAGTCGATCGTCGACAAGCTTTGCGAGGTCGTCCAGGACCCGCGCACGCATCGTTATTCGTCGTCGAAGGGCATTCCCGGGCTGCGTCGCGCCCAGGCCGCCTATTATGCCCGCCGCTTCGGCGTCAAGCTCAATCCCGAGACGCAGGTCGTCGCCACGCTTGGTTCGAAGGAAGGCTTCGCCAACATGGCCCAGGCGATCACCGCTCCGGGCGATGTCGTTTTGTGCCCGAACCCGACCTATCCGATCCACGCCTTCGGCTTCCTGATGGCCGGCGGCGTTATCCGCTCGATCTCGGTGGAGCCCGACGAGAGCTTCTTCCCGCCGCTCGAGCGCGCCGTGAAGCACTCGATCCCGAAACCCCTGGCGCTGATCCTCAACTATCCGTCCAATCCGACGGCCCAGGTCGCGACGCTTGATTTCTACAAGGACGTCATCGCCTTCGCGAAGAAGCACGACATCATCGTGCTGTCGGACCTTGCCTATTCGGAAATCTATTTCGACGACGTGCCGCCGCCCTCGGTCCTGGAAGTGCCGGGCGCGATCGACGTCACGGTTGAATTCACCTCGATGTCGAAGACCTTCTCGATGCCTGGCTGGCGCATGGGCTTTGCGGTCGGCAACGAGCGGCTGATTGCGGCGCTGACGCGGGTGAAATCCTACCTCGACTACGGCGCCTTCACGCCGATCCAGGTGGCCGCGACCCAGGCGCTGAACGGCGACGGCAGCGACATCGCCGAGGTCCGCAACATCTACAAGCGCCGCCGCGACGTGATGGTCGACAGCTTCGGCAAGGCCGGCTTCGAAGTGCCGCCGCCGCCGGCGACGATGTTCGCCTGGGCGAAGATCCCGGAAAAATTCCGCCACCTCGGTTCTCTGGAATTCTCCAAGCTGCTGGTCGAGAAGGCGGATGTCGCGGTGGCCCCAGGCATCGGTTTCGGCGAGCAGGGCGACGACTATGTCCGCCTGGCGCTGGTCGAGAACGAGCACCGCATCCGCCAGGCGGCGCGCAACATCAAGCGCTTCCTGTCGACGGCGGATGAGACGATGCACAATGTCGTCTCGTTGAATGCGCATCGGTAA
- the sfsA gene encoding DNA/RNA nuclease SfsA, which translates to MNFSRPLVPATLLQRYKRFLFDADLADGTRITGSCPNTGSMRGLTAPGSAIWLSEHDSPTRKYRHMLEIVEANGTLVGINTGLPNRIAEEAIAAALVSDLHTYETLRREQKYGRNSRIDILLSDPQKGLAYVEVKNVHFSRAEALAEFPDSPTERGAKHLDELGDMVEAGHRAIMLYLVQRDDCSALRICRDLDPVYARAFERAAQRGVEAYAIRCAISPFEIVPAGAMIVDEPVVADLRKPPETSKVLEW; encoded by the coding sequence GTGAATTTTTCCCGTCCGCTCGTTCCAGCGACGCTTCTCCAGCGTTACAAGCGCTTCCTGTTCGATGCAGACCTTGCCGACGGGACGCGGATCACCGGCTCTTGCCCGAACACCGGTTCGATGCGCGGCCTGACGGCGCCCGGATCGGCAATCTGGCTGTCCGAGCATGACTCGCCGACGCGCAAATATCGACACATGCTGGAAATCGTCGAGGCGAACGGCACGCTTGTCGGCATCAATACCGGGCTGCCGAACCGGATCGCCGAGGAAGCGATCGCCGCCGCACTGGTCAGCGATCTACATACGTACGAAACGCTCCGCCGCGAGCAGAAATATGGGCGCAATTCAAGAATCGACATTCTGCTCAGCGATCCCCAAAAGGGCCTCGCCTATGTCGAGGTGAAGAACGTCCATTTCAGCCGCGCCGAGGCCTTGGCGGAATTTCCGGACAGCCCGACTGAGCGCGGCGCCAAGCATCTCGACGAACTCGGTGACATGGTCGAGGCGGGACATCGGGCGATCATGCTGTATCTTGTTCAAAGAGACGACTGCAGCGCCTTGCGGATATGCCGCGACCTCGATCCGGTTTATGCTCGGGCATTCGAGCGAGCCGCTCAACGCGGCGTCGAAGCCTATGCGATCCGATGTGCGATATCGCCCTTCGAGATCGTGCCGGCCGGAGCGATGATAGTGGACGAACCGGTCGTTGCTGATTTAAGAAAACCGCCTGAAACATCGAAAGTCTTGGAATGGTAA
- the phaC gene encoding poly(3-hydroxyalkanoate) polymerase subunit PhaC, with protein sequence MTSDKAEDTTGKGGYPGFDPKSVEPYIVKDPQNLAVNLARAAEQMGKAASAWLAPRETGEKKDTFAEPVSDMVKTLSKVSEYWLSDPRRTLEAQTHLMGSFFDIWSRTLHRMAGDNVAESESLQRNDKRFADEDWVKNPFFDFVRQAYFVTSDWAEHMVEEAEGLDDHTRHKAAFYVRQISSALSPSNFITTNPQLYRETVATSGANLVKGMKMLAEDIAAGRGELRLRQTDTSKFAIGENIAITPGKVIAQSEICQVIQYEASTETVLKRPLLICPPWINKYYVLDLNPQKSFIKWAVDQGHTVFVISWVNPDERHAQKGWEAYAREGVGFALDTIEQATGEREVNAIGYCVGGTLLAATLALHAAEGDDRIRSATLFTTQVDFTYAGDLKVFVDDDQIEQIEAKMSTTGYLEGSKMATAFNMLRASELIWPYFVNNYLKGQDPLPFDLLYWNSDSTRMPAANHSFYLRNCYLENKLAKGEMVLAGRKMSLGDVTIPIYNLATKEDHIAPAKSVFLGSGLFGGKVTFVLSGSGHIAGVVNPPDKSKYQFWTGGPPKGDLEAWFEKAKETPGSWWPHWQDWTEKLDKRRVPARKAGGPLNSIEEAPGSYVRVRA encoded by the coding sequence GTGACATCAGACAAGGCCGAGGACACCACGGGCAAGGGCGGCTACCCGGGCTTCGATCCCAAATCGGTCGAACCCTACATCGTCAAGGACCCCCAGAACCTGGCCGTCAACCTGGCCCGCGCGGCCGAGCAGATGGGAAAGGCTGCGTCCGCATGGCTGGCGCCGCGGGAGACCGGCGAGAAAAAAGACACCTTCGCAGAACCTGTCTCCGACATGGTCAAGACTCTCTCCAAAGTCTCCGAATACTGGCTTTCCGATCCGCGCCGGACGCTGGAAGCACAGACGCACCTGATGGGGAGCTTCTTCGACATCTGGTCGCGGACATTGCACCGGATGGCCGGCGACAACGTCGCCGAATCGGAGAGCCTCCAACGCAACGACAAGCGCTTTGCGGACGAGGACTGGGTGAAGAACCCGTTCTTCGACTTCGTTCGCCAGGCCTATTTCGTCACATCCGACTGGGCGGAGCACATGGTCGAGGAGGCCGAGGGGCTCGACGATCATACCCGCCACAAGGCCGCCTTCTACGTCCGCCAGATTTCCAGCGCGCTCTCCCCGAGCAACTTCATCACCACCAATCCGCAACTCTACCGGGAGACCGTGGCTACGAGCGGCGCCAATCTCGTCAAGGGCATGAAGATGCTCGCCGAGGACATCGCCGCCGGGCGCGGCGAACTCCGGCTCAGGCAAACGGATACCAGCAAGTTTGCCATCGGCGAGAACATTGCGATCACCCCGGGCAAGGTGATCGCGCAATCCGAGATTTGCCAGGTCATTCAGTATGAGGCGAGCACCGAAACGGTGCTGAAGCGACCGTTGCTGATCTGCCCGCCGTGGATCAACAAGTACTACGTGCTCGATCTCAACCCGCAGAAATCCTTCATCAAATGGGCTGTGGATCAGGGCCACACGGTCTTCGTCATTTCCTGGGTCAATCCGGATGAGCGCCACGCCCAGAAGGGCTGGGAGGCCTATGCGCGCGAAGGTGTCGGTTTCGCGCTCGACACGATCGAACAGGCAACCGGCGAGCGGGAGGTCAATGCGATCGGCTATTGCGTCGGCGGTACCCTGCTCGCCGCCACGCTGGCGCTCCATGCCGCCGAGGGCGACGACCGGATCCGCTCGGCGACACTCTTCACGACCCAGGTGGATTTCACCTATGCAGGCGACCTCAAGGTCTTTGTCGATGACGACCAAATCGAGCAGATCGAAGCCAAGATGAGCACGACGGGCTACCTCGAGGGCTCGAAAATGGCGACCGCGTTCAACATGCTTCGTGCCTCCGAACTGATCTGGCCGTATTTCGTCAACAACTACCTGAAGGGCCAGGACCCCCTGCCCTTCGACCTGCTCTACTGGAACTCCGATTCGACGCGGATGCCCGCCGCCAACCACTCCTTCTATCTGCGCAATTGCTATCTCGAGAACAAGCTCGCGAAGGGTGAGATGGTCCTTGCCGGCCGCAAGATGTCGCTCGGCGACGTGACGATCCCCATCTACAACCTGGCCACCAAGGAAGATCACATCGCGCCTGCGAAGTCCGTCTTCCTCGGCAGCGGGCTCTTCGGCGGCAAGGTCACCTTCGTTCTATCGGGCTCCGGCCACATCGCCGGCGTCGTCAACCCGCCGGACAAGAGCAAATATCAGTTCTGGACGGGCGGGCCCCCGAAGGGCGATCTGGAGGCGTGGTTCGAGAAGGCAAAGGAGACGCCGGGTTCCTGGTGGCCGCACTGGCAGGACTGGACCGAAAAGCTCGACAAGCGGCGCGTTCCGGCCCGCAAGGCGGGTGGGCCGCTCAACTCGATCGAGGAAGCGCCGGGCTCCTACGTGCGCGTGCGCGCCTGA
- the radC gene encoding RadC family protein → MTKPPPFPEPDDSETADERQFFAQQKTRKLDTVATLGGTGEAHYHGHRDRLRARYREQGDAALADYDILELILFRLIPRRDTKPIAKELLARFGTLSGVFGAPQHLLQEVKGVGEAVALDLKLIATAAQRTLKSELRNKQVLSSWSAVIDYCHAAMAHETKEQFRILFLDKRNALIADEVQQQGTIDHTPVYPREVVKRALELSATALILAHNHPSGDPTPSRADIEMTKLIAEAAKPLGITVHDHVIIGKDGHVSMKGLRLF, encoded by the coding sequence GTGACGAAGCCTCCCCCTTTTCCCGAACCGGACGACAGCGAGACTGCCGACGAGCGGCAGTTCTTCGCGCAGCAGAAGACACGGAAACTCGACACGGTGGCGACGCTCGGCGGCACCGGCGAGGCGCACTATCACGGTCACCGTGATCGGCTGAGGGCCCGCTATCGGGAACAGGGCGATGCGGCGCTCGCCGATTACGATATTCTCGAACTCATCCTGTTCCGCCTCATTCCCCGCCGCGACACGAAACCGATCGCCAAGGAGCTTCTTGCCCGCTTCGGTACGCTTTCCGGGGTGTTCGGCGCGCCGCAGCATCTGTTGCAGGAGGTCAAGGGCGTCGGCGAAGCTGTCGCGCTGGACCTGAAGCTGATCGCGACCGCCGCGCAACGGACGCTGAAAAGCGAACTCCGCAACAAGCAGGTCCTGTCATCCTGGAGCGCCGTGATCGACTATTGTCACGCCGCAATGGCGCATGAAACGAAGGAACAGTTCCGGATCCTGTTTCTCGACAAGCGCAATGCACTGATTGCGGACGAGGTGCAGCAGCAGGGAACGATCGACCATACGCCCGTCTATCCCCGCGAGGTGGTCAAGCGTGCCCTGGAACTCTCCGCGACCGCGTTGATCCTGGCGCACAATCATCCATCCGGCGACCCGACGCCATCGCGTGCCGATATCGAAATGACCAAGCTGATCGCCGAAGCGGCCAAACCGCTCGGCATCACCGTCCACGACCACGTGATCATCGGCAAGGACGGACACGTCAGCATGAAGGGACTGCGACTGTTCTAG